In a single window of the Campylobacter fetus subsp. testudinum 03-427 genome:
- the rplJ gene encoding 50S ribosomal protein L10 (Pfam match to PF00466.16 Ribosomal_L10) has product MTRNEKAEIISNLEAEFKISDAIVVCDYKGLSVKKLEALRNNARELNVKVQVVKNTLANIALNNCGKSGMELKDTNIFVWGEDQLAVTKVVAKFEESNSELFKIKTAHIDGEVASVSKVVALSKMPSRDELIAMLLQVWNAPIQNFTIGLNALKEKKEQTA; this is encoded by the coding sequence GTGACTAGAAATGAAAAAGCCGAGATTATCTCAAACCTTGAAGCTGAGTTTAAAATAAGCGATGCTATTGTTGTTTGCGATTACAAAGGTCTTAGCGTTAAGAAACTTGAAGCATTAAGAAATAATGCTAGAGAGTTAAACGTTAAAGTTCAAGTAGTTAAAAATACTCTTGCAAATATCGCTTTAAATAACTGCGGAAAATCTGGTATGGAGCTTAAAGATACAAATATTTTTGTATGGGGTGAAGATCAGTTGGCAGTTACAAAAGTAGTAGCCAAATTTGAAGAGTCAAATAGCGAGCTATTCAAGATTAAAACAGCTCACATTGATGGTGAAGTTGCTTCTGTTAGCAAAGTTGTCGCTCTTTCTAAAATGCCGTCTCGTGATGAGCTTATTGCGATGCTTTTGCAAGTTTGGAATGCACCGATACAAAACTTTACTATCGGATTAAATGCGCTTAAAGAGAAAAAAGAGCAAACAGCTTAA
- the rplA gene encoding 50S ribosomal protein L1 (Pfam match to PF00687.17 Ribosomal_L1), which yields MSKKVTKRFSELLKKVDSAKIYTLDEAVSTVKTLASAKFDETVEIALKLNVDPRHADQMVRGSVVLPAGTGKTVRVAVIAKDAKADEAKAAGADIVGAEDFVDEIAKGVINFDVLIATPNLMGLVGKIGRLLGPKGLMPNPKTGTVTMDVAQAVKNAKGGQVNFRVDKQGNIHAGLGKVSFSKDQLNDNISTFIKMINKHKPAASKGRYIKSAALSLTMSPSIALEPQELMDLK from the coding sequence ATGTCAAAAAAAGTTACTAAAAGATTTTCAGAGTTACTTAAAAAAGTAGATTCTGCTAAAATATATACTCTTGATGAAGCAGTAAGCACAGTTAAAACTTTAGCTTCTGCTAAATTTGATGAAACAGTTGAAATAGCTCTTAAGCTTAATGTTGATCCAAGACATGCAGATCAGATGGTTAGAGGCTCAGTTGTGCTTCCAGCCGGTACTGGTAAAACCGTAAGAGTAGCTGTTATAGCAAAAGACGCTAAAGCTGATGAGGCTAAAGCTGCAGGTGCCGATATAGTCGGTGCTGAAGATTTTGTAGATGAGATAGCAAAAGGCGTTATAAATTTTGATGTTCTTATAGCTACACCAAATTTAATGGGATTAGTAGGTAAAATAGGTCGTTTGCTTGGACCAAAAGGTCTTATGCCAAATCCAAAAACTGGTACAGTTACAATGGATGTTGCACAAGCTGTGAAAAATGCAAAAGGCGGACAAGTAAATTTCCGTGTTGATAAACAAGGAAATATACATGCTGGACTTGGTAAAGTAAGCTTTAGCAAAGATCAGCTAAATGACAATATATCAACTTTTATTAAGATGATAAATAAACATAAACCAGCAGCTTCAAAAGGTAGATATATCAAATCTGCTGCGTTGTCATTAACAATGAGTCCATCAATAGCTCTTGAGCCACAAGAACTTATGGATCTTAAATAA
- the rplK gene encoding 50S ribosomal protein L11 (Pfam matches to PF03946.10 Ribosomal_L11_N, and to PF00298.15 Ribosomal_L11), producing the protein MAKKVVGEIKLQIAATKANPSPPVGPALGQQGVNIMEFCKAFNERTKDMAGYNIPVVITVYADKSFTFITKQPPATDLIKKAAGITKGADNPLKNKVGQLTKAQILEIVDKKIVDMNTKNKEQAAKIISGSARSMGITVVD; encoded by the coding sequence ATGGCTAAAAAAGTTGTAGGCGAAATCAAATTACAAATTGCAGCTACAAAAGCAAATCCAAGCCCACCAGTTGGTCCAGCTCTTGGTCAACAAGGTGTAAATATAATGGAGTTTTGTAAAGCATTTAATGAGAGAACAAAAGATATGGCTGGATATAACATTCCAGTTGTTATTACAGTTTATGCAGATAAAAGCTTTACTTTTATTACAAAACAGCCACCTGCTACAGATCTTATTAAAAAAGCTGCTGGTATCACAAAAGGTGCGGATAATCCGCTTAAAAACAAAGTTGGTCAATTAACAAAAGCTCAAATTCTTGAGATTGTTGATAAAAAAATTGTAGATATGAATACAAAAAATAAAGAGCAAGCAGCTAAGATAATTTCTGGTTCGGCTCGTTCTATGGGAATTACTGTAGTTGATTAA
- the nusG gene encoding transcription antitermination protein (Pfam matches to PF02357.15 NusG, and to PF00467.25 KOW), which produces MAHKWYAIQTYAGSEMSVKRAIENLVVDHGIEEQLLEVVVPTEDVIEIKNGKQKINERSLYPGYAFAHLDLDTALWHKIQSLPKVGRFIGESKKPTPLSDKDINLILEKVNKRAAPKPKISFETGEVVRVTEGPFANFNGTVEEYDMVHGKLRLNVSIFGRSTPVEILYSQVEKIV; this is translated from the coding sequence ATGGCACATAAATGGTATGCTATTCAAACCTATGCTGGTAGTGAGATGAGTGTCAAAAGAGCGATTGAAAATTTAGTCGTTGATCATGGTATAGAAGAGCAGCTTTTAGAAGTTGTTGTTCCTACTGAAGATGTGATTGAGATAAAAAACGGAAAACAGAAGATCAATGAAAGAAGTCTTTATCCTGGATATGCTTTTGCACATTTAGATCTAGACACAGCACTTTGGCATAAAATTCAATCTCTTCCTAAAGTCGGTCGCTTCATAGGTGAGTCTAAGAAACCAACGCCTTTAAGTGATAAAGATATCAATTTGATATTAGAAAAAGTCAATAAAAGAGCAGCTCCAAAACCTAAAATTTCATTTGAAACAGGTGAGGTTGTTCGTGTTACCGAAGGTCCGTTTGCTAACTTTAATGGAACGGTTGAAGAGTATGATATGGTTCATGGTAAGCTTCGTTTGAATGTTTCGATATTTGGTAGAAGCACTCCAGTTGAGATTTTATATTCACAAGTTGAAAAGATAGTATAA
- the secE gene encoding preprotein translocase SecYEG, SecE subunit (Pfam match to PF00584.16 SecE) gives MEKFISYFKLSRAEIGKVIFPTKEQIRNAFITVFAVVAIVSLFLALVDLIMSFTVSKLA, from the coding sequence ATGGAAAAATTTATAAGTTATTTTAAATTATCACGAGCAGAAATTGGCAAGGTTATTTTTCCTACCAAAGAACAGATTAGAAATGCGTTTATAACAGTTTTTGCTGTTGTAGCGATAGTTTCTCTATTTTTGGCTTTGGTTGATTTAATAATGTCATTTACTGTATCAAAACTTGCATAA
- the rpmG gene encoding 50S ribosomal protein L33 (Pfam match to PF00471.16 Ribosomal_L33): MASANRVKIGLKCAECNDINYTTTKNSKKTTEKLELKKYCPRLKKHTVHKEVKLK; the protein is encoded by the coding sequence ATGGCAAGTGCAAATAGAGTTAAAATAGGTTTGAAGTGTGCTGAATGTAATGATATAAATTACACAACAACTAAAAACAGTAAAAAAACAACTGAAAAGTTGGAACTTAAAAAATATTGCCCAAGATTAAAAAAACATACAGTTCATAAAGAAGTTAAGCTTAAATAA
- the tuf gene encoding translation elongation factor Tu (Pfam matches to PF00009.23 GTP_EFTU, and to PF03143.13 GTP_EFTU_D3, and to PF03144.21 GTP_EFTU_D2), translating into MAKEKFSRNKPHVNIGTIGHVDHGKTTLTAAISAVLSRKGLAELKDYDNIDNAPEEKERGITIATSHIEYETENRHYAHVDCPGHADYVKNMITGAAQMDGAILVVSAADGPMPQTREHILLSRQVGVPYIVVFMNKADMVDDAELLELVEMEIRELLSEYDFPGDDTPIISGSALQALEEAKAGNDGDWSAKIMDLMAAVDSYIPTPVRATDKDFLMPIEDVFSISGRGTVVTGRIEKGIVKVGDTIEIVGIRDTQTTTVTGVEMFRKEMDQGEAGDNVGVLLRGTKKEDVERGMVLCKPKSITPHTKFEGEVYILTKEEGGRHTPFFNNYRPQFYVRTTDVTGSITLPEGTEMVMPGDNLKITVELINPVALEDGTRFAIREGGRTVGSGVVSKIIA; encoded by the coding sequence ATGGCTAAGGAAAAATTTTCACGTAATAAGCCACACGTAAATATCGGTACTATTGGTCACGTTGACCACGGTAAAACAACTCTAACAGCTGCTATTTCTGCTGTTCTTTCAAGAAAAGGTCTTGCTGAGCTTAAAGATTATGATAATATCGATAACGCTCCAGAAGAAAAAGAGAGAGGTATTACAATTGCCACTTCTCACATTGAATATGAAACAGAAAATCGCCACTATGCGCACGTTGATTGCCCAGGACACGCCGATTATGTTAAAAATATGATTACAGGTGCTGCTCAAATGGACGGTGCTATATTAGTTGTTTCTGCAGCTGATGGTCCAATGCCACAAACCAGAGAGCACATTTTGCTATCTCGCCAAGTTGGTGTTCCATATATAGTTGTTTTTATGAACAAAGCTGATATGGTTGATGATGCAGAGTTGTTAGAGTTAGTTGAAATGGAGATCAGAGAGCTATTAAGCGAATATGACTTCCCTGGTGATGATACTCCTATTATAAGCGGATCAGCACTTCAAGCTCTTGAAGAGGCTAAAGCTGGTAATGATGGTGATTGGTCAGCTAAGATCATGGATCTTATGGCTGCTGTTGATAGCTATATACCAACTCCAGTTCGTGCTACTGATAAAGATTTCTTGATGCCGATTGAAGATGTATTCTCAATTTCTGGTCGTGGTACGGTTGTTACTGGTAGAATTGAAAAAGGTATTGTTAAAGTTGGTGATACTATCGAAATCGTTGGTATTAGAGATACACAAACTACAACAGTTACTGGCGTTGAGATGTTTAGAAAAGAAATGGATCAAGGTGAGGCTGGTGATAACGTTGGTGTTCTTTTACGTGGTACAAAGAAAGAAGACGTTGAAAGAGGTATGGTTCTTTGTAAGCCAAAATCAATCACTCCTCATACTAAATTTGAGGGAGAGGTTTATATCTTGACTAAAGAAGAGGGTGGTAGACATACTCCATTCTTTAACAACTATAGACCACAATTCTATGTAAGAACAACAGACGTTACTGGATCAATCACTCTTCCAGAAGGTACTGAGATGGTTATGCCTGGTGATAACTTAAAAATCACTGTTGAATTAATCAACCCAGTTGCTCTTGAAGATGGTACAAGATTTGCTATCCGCGAGGGTGGTAGAACTGTTGGTTCAGGTGTTGTTTCTAAGATAATAGCTTAA
- the sodC gene encoding superoxide dismutase (Cu/Zn) (Pfam match to PF00080.16 Sod_Cu), which yields MNKIGFISTLLAATLFGATHGEQSSALNNFDPKSVDHIVIKMNALSTDGDKSVGEVIAINTADGVAFFPRLSGLSAPGMHGFHVHVNPDCGSSDKGLGMKAGGHWDPQNTGKHSFYWDNDGHKGDLPALYVDANGDANYPVLSTKIKNINELKGHSLMVHLGADNHSDSPKPLGGGGARLVCGVIN from the coding sequence ATGAATAAAATAGGTTTTATTAGCACACTTTTAGCTGCCACTTTATTTGGTGCAACTCATGGCGAGCAAAGCTCTGCATTAAATAACTTTGATCCAAAATCCGTAGATCACATTGTTATTAAAATGAATGCTCTTAGTACAGATGGAGATAAAAGCGTTGGCGAAGTCATAGCTATAAATACAGCAGATGGCGTTGCATTTTTTCCTAGACTTTCTGGATTATCTGCACCTGGTATGCATGGGTTTCACGTTCATGTAAATCCAGATTGCGGATCTAGCGATAAAGGACTTGGTATGAAAGCTGGTGGTCACTGGGATCCTCAAAATACAGGCAAACACTCATTTTATTGGGATAATGATGGTCACAAAGGAGATCTTCCTGCTCTATATGTAGATGCAAACGGAGATGCAAATTATCCTGTTTTATCAACAAAAATTAAAAATATAAATGAGCTAAAAGGGCACTCTTTAATGGTTCATTTAGGTGCGGATAATCATAGCGATAGCCCAAAACCTTTAGGCGGAGGCGGTGCTAGACTTGTTTGCGGAGTTATAAATTAA
- the pyrF gene encoding orotidine-5'-phosphate decarboxylase (Pfam match to PF00215.20 OMPdecase), whose amino-acid sequence MKLCVALDLANSDECLRVARELKGLDVWLKVGLRAYLRDGFKFIDELKNVDNFKIFLDLKVHDIPNTMADACEVISQIGADMINIHASAGRVAMNSVMQRLSKLNNRPLVLAVSALTSFDEEGFSEIYTAHIKESVVKFSKISYECGLDGMVCSVYESLDIKNATSSDFLTLTPGIRPFGESNDDQKRVANLKTAMSNKSDFIVVGRPIYQSKNPREITEKILYNII is encoded by the coding sequence ATGAAATTATGCGTAGCATTAGATCTTGCAAACTCTGATGAGTGCTTAAGAGTTGCAAGAGAGTTAAAAGGTCTTGATGTATGGCTTAAAGTTGGACTTAGAGCTTATTTAAGAGACGGTTTTAAATTTATAGATGAGCTCAAAAATGTAGATAATTTTAAGATATTTTTAGATCTTAAAGTACATGATATACCAAATACCATGGCTGATGCTTGTGAGGTTATCTCGCAAATAGGCGCAGATATGATAAATATCCACGCAAGTGCCGGAAGAGTCGCTATGAATAGCGTTATGCAAAGGTTATCGAAATTAAATAATCGTCCTTTGGTATTGGCAGTTTCTGCTCTAACTAGTTTTGATGAAGAGGGTTTTAGCGAGATTTATACGGCGCATATCAAAGAGAGTGTAGTTAAATTTTCAAAGATTTCTTATGAGTGCGGTCTTGATGGAATGGTATGCTCGGTCTATGAGAGTTTAGATATAAAAAATGCTACTAGTAGTGATTTTCTTACTCTTACTCCAGGAATCAGACCTTTTGGCGAGTCAAATGATGATCAAAAAAGAGTGGCAAATTTAAAAACAGCGATGAGTAATAAATCGGATTTTATAGTTGTAGGACGACCTATATATCAATCTAAAAATCCAAGAGAAATTACCGAAAAAATCTTATATAATATAATTTAA
- the nusB gene encoding transcription antitermination protein (Pfam match to PF01029.14 NusB), whose product MATRHQVRQSVVSLLYANEMGSEMDEFAEEFLEEKKIRNDQKNFTLELYNGVLQNLDLIDEALNIHLGKWKLDEIGSVERAILRLGAYEIKFTNTQSAIVINEAILLANELGSDSSTRFINGVLDAISKVK is encoded by the coding sequence ATGGCAACTAGACATCAAGTAAGACAAAGTGTTGTGAGCCTACTTTATGCAAATGAAATGGGTAGCGAGATGGACGAGTTTGCTGAGGAATTTTTGGAAGAAAAAAAGATAAGAAACGATCAAAAAAATTTCACTTTAGAGCTTTATAATGGTGTTTTGCAAAACTTAGACTTGATAGATGAAGCTCTAAATATCCATCTTGGAAAATGGAAGTTGGACGAGATAGGAAGCGTGGAGCGAGCTATACTAAGGCTTGGAGCTTATGAGATTAAATTTACTAATACTCAAAGTGCGATAGTTATCAATGAAGCAATTTTGTTGGCAAATGAGCTTGGCTCGGATTCATCTACAAGATTTATAAATGGCGTACTTGATGCTATAAGTAAGGTGAAATAA
- the ribH gene encoding 6,7-dimethyl-8-ribityllumazine synthase (riboflavin synthase, beta subunit) (Pfam match to PF00885.15 DMRL_synthase), which translates to MNIIEGNLSLKGNEKVAIINARFNHIITDRLVEGAKDAFLRHGGKEENLDLILVPGAFEIPMALEKVLSSGKWDAVCCVGAVIRGSTPHFDYVSAETTKGIANVTLKYGKPVTFGVLTVDSIEQAIERAGSKAGNKGFEAMTGVVELLNLYKNIKVSYGN; encoded by the coding sequence ATGAATATAATAGAAGGAAATTTGAGTTTAAAAGGCAATGAGAAAGTCGCTATCATAAATGCAAGATTTAACCACATAATCACAGATAGGCTAGTTGAAGGTGCAAAAGACGCCTTTTTAAGACACGGCGGAAAAGAAGAGAACTTGGATCTTATCTTGGTTCCTGGTGCATTTGAGATACCTATGGCGTTAGAAAAAGTTTTAAGTAGCGGAAAATGGGACGCAGTTTGCTGTGTTGGAGCTGTGATAAGAGGAAGCACTCCGCATTTTGACTACGTAAGTGCTGAAACTACAAAAGGTATAGCAAACGTGACTTTAAAGTATGGTAAGCCAGTAACTTTTGGTGTTTTGACTGTAGATAGCATCGAACAAGCAATCGAAAGAGCAGGTAGCAAAGCTGGAAACAAAGGCTTTGAAGCGATGACTGGAGTGGTTGAACTTTTAAATTTATATAAAAATATAAAGGTCTCATATGGCAACTAG
- a CDS encoding multidrug efflux system protein, EmrE family (Pfam match to PF00893.15 Multi_Drug_Res) → MIHFLALILAGGFEVLGVVFLNKYGHSSGIKKIINFLFIVITFACSLSLLRFAMQSLSMSVSYAIWTGIGAIGAVGVGVFINKEKLGFKKLFYLFLIIFSVIMLKII, encoded by the coding sequence TTGATACATTTCTTAGCTCTTATTCTAGCCGGCGGATTTGAAGTTTTGGGTGTTGTTTTTTTAAACAAATATGGGCATTCTAGCGGTATCAAAAAGATAATAAATTTCTTATTTATCGTCATCACGTTTGCTTGCTCTCTTAGTCTGCTTAGATTTGCTATGCAAAGCTTATCAATGTCCGTGAGCTACGCTATTTGGACAGGTATAGGAGCTATAGGCGCTGTTGGAGTTGGTGTTTTTATAAATAAAGAAAAGTTGGGCTTTAAAAAGTTATTTTATCTATTTTTGATAATTTTTAGTGTTATAATGTTAAAGATAATATAA
- a CDS encoding multidrug efflux system protein, EmrE family (Pfam match to PF00893.15 Multi_Drug_Res), whose amino-acid sequence MNKGLFFVLLGAIFECGWAYGLKHADSNLEYLITICFICVSFFSFMSAFKYLLASVAYTLFIGFGTLFIVSAEILTDYFNGNSVDYLRLFFIATLLVGVLGIKGVKN is encoded by the coding sequence ATGAACAAAGGTCTATTTTTCGTTTTATTAGGTGCGATTTTTGAATGCGGATGGGCTTATGGGCTAAAACATGCGGATTCAAATTTGGAGTATCTCATAACTATCTGCTTCATCTGCGTAAGTTTTTTCTCGTTTATGAGTGCGTTTAAGTACCTTTTGGCAAGCGTTGCTTATACTTTATTTATAGGTTTTGGAACTTTATTTATAGTAAGTGCTGAAATTTTGACCGATTATTTTAATGGAAATAGCGTTGATTATCTAAGATTGTTTTTTATAGCTACGCTTTTAGTTGGAGTTTTAGGGATCAAGGGCGTAAAAAATTGA
- the kdsA gene encoding 3-deoxy-D-manno-octulosonate 8-phosphate synthase (Pfam match to PF00793.16 DAHP_synth_1), translating to MVLIAGPCVIESRDLVFKVASKLAKFNEMGWIDFYFKSSFDKANRTSISSFRGPGLEDGLKILGDVKKEFGFKILTDIHESYQATPVAEVADALQIPAFLCRQTDLLVAAAKTKAMVNIKKGQFLAPDAMKHSVKKVLETRGISEFGYDIAKQNGVYLCERGSTFGYGNLVVDMRSLVVMKEFAPVIFDATHSVQMPSANGATSGGDSRFVPYLARAAAAVGVEGFFYETHINPCEALCDGANMLTLEALEKNIEEIKRIREIVS from the coding sequence AATTGGCTAAATTTAACGAAATGGGCTGGATAGATTTTTATTTTAAATCTAGTTTTGATAAAGCAAATCGTACTAGCATAAGTAGTTTTAGGGGACCTGGGCTTGAAGATGGACTAAAGATACTTGGTGATGTTAAAAAGGAATTTGGATTTAAGATTTTAACAGATATTCACGAGAGCTATCAAGCAACGCCAGTTGCCGAGGTCGCAGATGCTTTACAAATTCCAGCTTTTTTGTGTCGCCAAACAGATCTTTTAGTAGCTGCTGCAAAGACAAAAGCTATGGTAAATATCAAAAAAGGTCAATTTTTAGCTCCAGACGCTATGAAACATAGCGTTAAAAAAGTGCTTGAGACACGAGGAATTAGTGAGTTTGGTTATGATATCGCAAAACAAAACGGAGTGTATCTTTGTGAAAGAGGAAGTACGTTTGGCTATGGAAATTTGGTCGTAGATATGAGAAGTTTAGTCGTTATGAAAGAATTCGCTCCTGTGATCTTTGATGCGACTCATAGCGTACAAATGCCTAGTGCAAACGGCGCTACTAGTGGAGGAGACAGCAGATTTGTACCGTACTTAGCAAGAGCCGCGGCAGCTGTTGGAGTAGAGGGATTTTTCTATGAAACTCACATAAATCCTTGTGAGGCACTTTGCGATGGAGCTAATATGCTCACTCTTGAAGCATTAGAAAAAAACATAGAAGAGATAAAACGTATCAGGGAAATTGTGTCTTAA